One Fimbriiglobus ruber genomic window carries:
- a CDS encoding ISAzo13 family transposase: MVDDTGGDPMTKQRWVRLSLKRLGQLLAQRGHAIDPKTVRRLLHKLKYSLKANRKRFTGPPHPDRDRQFRYIAHQKRRFLKAGRPVISVDTKKKELIGNFQQDGQTWCHEADEVNAYDFLSDAEGRATPYGIYLVQHDRGYVYVGESADTPEFAVDAIVSWWKSHGRRRFPDATKLLILADSGGSNGCRPRMWKRQLQERLADAFNLEVTVCHYPRGGSKWNPIEHRLFSFISINWAGKPLRSWLILLGYIQDTRTETGLQVKAVLLRGNYERGLKVTDHEMRKLRLRRHKTCPSWNYTIRPRQGVSGAAKG, translated from the coding sequence CTGGTCGATGACACCGGCGGCGACCCGATGACGAAACAGCGGTGGGTGCGTCTGAGCCTGAAGCGACTGGGCCAACTGCTGGCCCAACGAGGCCATGCCATCGACCCCAAGACCGTCCGGCGTTTGCTCCACAAACTCAAGTACTCGTTGAAGGCGAATCGGAAACGGTTTACCGGCCCACCGCACCCCGATCGGGATCGTCAGTTCCGCTACATCGCCCACCAGAAGCGGCGGTTCCTGAAAGCGGGCAGGCCGGTCATCAGCGTGGATACCAAGAAAAAAGAGTTGATCGGCAACTTCCAGCAGGATGGGCAGACCTGGTGCCACGAGGCGGACGAGGTCAACGCTTATGACTTCCTCAGTGACGCCGAGGGCCGGGCCACCCCGTATGGCATCTACCTGGTACAACACGACCGCGGTTACGTGTACGTGGGCGAATCGGCCGACACGCCGGAGTTTGCGGTCGATGCGATTGTCTCGTGGTGGAAGAGCCACGGTCGCCGTCGTTTCCCGGACGCTACCAAACTCCTGATCCTGGCGGACTCGGGTGGCAGTAATGGCTGTCGGCCTCGGATGTGGAAGCGTCAGTTGCAGGAACGGCTGGCTGACGCCTTCAACCTGGAGGTGACGGTGTGCCACTACCCCCGCGGTGGCTCCAAGTGGAACCCGATTGAGCATCGGCTGTTCAGCTTTATCAGCATCAACTGGGCCGGCAAGCCCTTGCGTTCGTGGTTGATCTTGTTGGGCTATATTCAGGACACGAGAACCGAAACAGGCTTGCAGGTGAAAGCCGTGTTGTTGCGGGGAAACTATGAGAGGGGCCTGAAGGTCACGGATCACGAGATGAGGAAGTTGCGCTTGCGACGGCATAAGACCTGTCCGAGTTGGAACTATACCATCCGGCCACGCCAAGGAGTTTCGGGTGCGGCCAAAGGGTGA
- a CDS encoding DNA polymerase, giving the protein MASLLDALRTHSGPIGLDTETTDLDPETDRVRLLQVATCETVFLIDLFALTDPAALAPLFDALATVEVVGHNLQFDLRFLARLGFTPGPVFDTMLASIVLHAGHKETTGGRIRHALRDVAKRELGVDLAKDLQTSDWGGRLTPAQLRYAAADARVLLPLAADLQAKLAAADLTATADREMRALRGIAWAAPIAVDRDRWAALARDADADVARLAEAMDAVAPNPASIPGMESRNWNSPAEVKAAFAAVGVALTRTDDDALAAVDHPLAGLVREYRAAHKRTGTYGTDWVAKYAPTGAVSPSWRQLGAESGRMSCSDPNLQQIPRGAAYRGCFVARSGKVLVKADYSQVELRIAAAVSGDAAMLAAYKDGKDLHALTAAAVLGKPVEDVTKGDRQLAKAVNFGLLFGMGWKTLRAYARSNYGVNLTDAAAQSYRAAFFRAYPGLRRWHVREGDRVRGFFQADPAGTFEVRTRGGRRRILPVGKKRAGEGGYPNVTEALNTPVQGTGADGLKAAIALLWDRRADCPGAVPVLFCHDEVVVEVDAPSADNAVAWVRACLIDAMAPLVAPVPVAVDVTVGRTWGGD; this is encoded by the coding sequence ATGGCGTCGCTGCTTGACGCCCTCCGGACCCATTCCGGTCCGATCGGGCTGGACACCGAGACGACCGACCTCGACCCCGAAACCGACCGCGTCCGGTTACTCCAGGTAGCAACCTGCGAAACTGTCTTCCTGATCGATCTGTTCGCCCTCACCGACCCGGCCGCCCTCGCACCGCTGTTTGACGCCCTGGCGACCGTCGAGGTGGTCGGCCACAACCTCCAGTTCGACCTCCGGTTCCTGGCCCGACTCGGGTTCACCCCCGGTCCCGTCTTTGACACGATGCTCGCGTCCATCGTTCTCCATGCTGGGCACAAGGAGACCACCGGGGGCCGCATCCGTCACGCCCTCCGGGACGTCGCCAAACGGGAACTCGGCGTCGACCTGGCCAAGGACCTGCAGACATCCGACTGGGGCGGGCGGCTAACCCCAGCCCAGCTCCGGTACGCGGCCGCCGACGCCCGCGTCCTACTTCCCCTCGCCGCCGACCTCCAGGCCAAGCTCGCGGCCGCCGATCTGACCGCCACCGCCGACCGCGAGATGCGGGCCCTCCGCGGGATTGCGTGGGCCGCCCCGATCGCCGTCGACCGGGACCGGTGGGCAGCCCTGGCCAGAGACGCCGACGCCGACGTCGCCCGGTTGGCCGAGGCGATGGACGCGGTCGCCCCGAACCCGGCCAGCATCCCGGGGATGGAATCCCGGAACTGGAACAGCCCGGCCGAGGTCAAGGCCGCGTTCGCCGCCGTCGGGGTGGCCCTCACCCGGACCGACGACGACGCCCTGGCGGCCGTCGACCACCCGCTGGCCGGGCTCGTCCGCGAGTACCGGGCGGCCCACAAGCGGACCGGGACGTACGGGACCGACTGGGTCGCCAAGTACGCCCCGACCGGGGCCGTGTCCCCGTCGTGGCGGCAACTCGGGGCCGAGTCCGGGCGGATGAGTTGCTCCGACCCGAACCTCCAGCAAATCCCGCGCGGGGCCGCCTACCGGGGGTGTTTCGTGGCCCGCTCCGGGAAGGTGCTCGTCAAGGCTGACTATTCCCAGGTCGAGCTGCGGATCGCGGCAGCCGTGTCGGGCGACGCGGCCATGCTCGCGGCCTACAAGGACGGGAAGGATCTCCACGCCCTGACCGCCGCCGCCGTTCTCGGCAAGCCGGTGGAGGATGTTACCAAGGGCGACCGCCAACTGGCCAAGGCGGTCAACTTCGGGTTGTTGTTCGGGATGGGGTGGAAAACCCTTCGGGCGTACGCCCGGTCGAACTACGGGGTGAATTTGACCGACGCGGCGGCCCAGTCGTACCGGGCCGCATTCTTCCGGGCGTACCCGGGCCTGCGGCGGTGGCACGTCCGGGAGGGCGACCGGGTGCGGGGGTTTTTCCAGGCCGACCCCGCGGGCACGTTCGAGGTGCGGACCCGGGGCGGCCGGCGGCGAATCCTGCCGGTCGGTAAGAAGCGGGCCGGTGAGGGCGGGTACCCGAACGTGACCGAGGCCCTGAACACCCCGGTCCAGGGTACCGGGGCGGACGGATTGAAGGCGGCGATCGCCCTCCTGTGGGACCGCCGGGCCGACTGCCCGGGGGCCGTCCCCGTCCTGTTCTGCCACGACGAGGTGGTCGTCGAGGTCGACGCACCCTCCGCCGACAACGCGGTCGCGTGGGTGCGGGCGTGCCTGATCGACGCGATGGCCCCGCTCGTCGCCCCCGTCCCGGTCGCCGTCGACGTCACCGTCGGGCGGACGTGGGGCGGGGACTGA
- a CDS encoding DNA modification methylase, which yields MDVQMRPVGSITPYPGNPRDNASAVDAVAASIREFGFRQPIVVDAQDVIVVGHTRYQAAVRLGMVEVPVHVADLTPAQAKAYRLADNQTATLATWDESLLPKELADLQALDFDLALTGFSADDLARLLADPPGEPQADPDDVPEPPAEPITRPGDVWALGRHRLVCGDSTDPAVIATALNGTAADLLLTDPPYNVGYEGKTADRLTIANDDLDEPAYHRFLTSALGAAMTHLSPGGAFYVWHADLHGLTVRAACGDAGLTVRQCLVWVKPGLVLGRQDYHWRHEPCLYGWADGAAHTWLGDRSQTTVLEFGKPARNADHPTMKPVDLFAYLISNSCPAGGTVLDPFGGSGTTLIAAEQSGRTACLVELDPGYCDVIVARYEAVTGSKGVRNPA from the coding sequence ATGGACGTTCAGATGCGGCCGGTCGGGTCGATCACCCCGTACCCGGGCAACCCGCGGGACAACGCCTCGGCCGTCGACGCCGTGGCCGCCTCGATCCGCGAGTTCGGGTTCCGCCAGCCGATCGTCGTTGACGCCCAGGACGTCATCGTGGTCGGCCATACCCGGTACCAGGCGGCCGTCCGGCTCGGCATGGTCGAGGTTCCGGTCCACGTGGCCGACCTGACGCCCGCCCAGGCCAAGGCGTACCGACTGGCCGACAACCAGACGGCCACCCTCGCCACCTGGGACGAGTCGCTCCTGCCGAAGGAACTGGCCGACCTCCAGGCTCTCGACTTCGACCTCGCCCTGACCGGGTTCTCGGCTGACGACCTGGCCCGGCTGCTCGCCGACCCGCCCGGCGAACCCCAGGCCGATCCCGACGACGTTCCCGAGCCGCCGGCCGAGCCGATTACCCGACCCGGCGACGTGTGGGCCCTCGGCCGCCACCGCCTCGTCTGCGGGGACAGCACCGACCCGGCCGTCATCGCCACCGCCCTCAACGGGACCGCGGCCGACCTGCTGCTGACCGACCCGCCGTACAACGTCGGGTACGAGGGGAAGACGGCCGACCGGCTGACTATCGCCAACGACGACCTCGACGAGCCCGCCTACCACCGGTTCCTCACGTCCGCTCTCGGGGCCGCCATGACCCACCTCAGCCCGGGCGGGGCGTTCTACGTGTGGCACGCCGACTTGCACGGCCTGACCGTCCGGGCCGCCTGTGGGGACGCCGGGCTGACCGTCCGCCAGTGCCTGGTGTGGGTCAAGCCGGGCCTCGTCCTCGGCCGCCAGGACTACCACTGGCGGCACGAGCCCTGCCTCTACGGCTGGGCCGACGGGGCCGCCCACACGTGGCTCGGGGATCGGTCCCAGACGACCGTCCTGGAGTTCGGCAAGCCGGCCAGGAACGCCGACCACCCGACCATGAAGCCGGTCGACTTGTTCGCCTACCTGATCAGCAACTCATGCCCCGCGGGCGGGACCGTCCTCGACCCGTTCGGTGGGTCCGGGACCACCCTGATCGCCGCCGAGCAGTCCGGCCGAACCGCCTGCCTGGTCGAACTCGACCCCGGCTACTGCGACGTGATTGTGGCTCGGTACGAGGCCGTGACCGGCAGCAAAGGTGTACGGAACCCCGCGTAA